One genomic segment of Brassica napus cultivar Da-Ae chromosome A3, Da-Ae, whole genome shotgun sequence includes these proteins:
- the LOC106438659 gene encoding DNA replication licensing factor MCM7: MKEHDFEADKALAKEFLANFTDASGGSKYLEILQEVANRKSRAIQVDLHDLINYKGFDEFHEFMTRLTENTRRYVSIFSSAIDELLPEPTEAFPDDDHDILMTQRADDGTDNADVSDPRQQIPSEIKRFYEVYFKAPSKGRPSTIREVKASHIGQLVRIAGIVTRCSDVKPLMAVAVYTCEDCGHEIYQEVTSRVFMPLFKCPSSRCRVNSKAGNPILQLRASKFLKFQEAKMQELAEHVPKGHIPRSMTVHLRGELTRKVAPGDVVEFSGIFLPIPYTGFKALRAGLVADTYLEATSVTHFKKKYEEYEFQKDEEEQIARLAEDGDIYNKLSRSLAPEIYGHEDIKKALLLLLVGAPHRQLKDGMKIRGDVHICLMGDPGVAKSQLLKHIINVAPRGVYTTGKGSSGVGLTAAVMRDQVTNEMVLEGGALVLADMGICAIDEFDKMDESDRTAIHEVMEQQTVSIAKAGITTSLNARTAVLAAANPAWGRYDLRRTPAENINLPPALLSRFDLLWLILDRADMDSDLELAKHVLHVHQTQESPALGFEPLEPNILRAYISAARRLSPYVPAELEEYIATAYSSIRQEEAKSNTPHSYTTVRTLLSILRISAALARLRFSESVAQSDVDEALRLMQMSKISLYADDRQKAGLDAISDTYSIIRDEAARSNKTHVSYANALNWISRKGYSEAQLKECLEEYAALNVWQIDPNTFDIRFI, translated from the exons ATGAAAGAACACGATTTCGAAGCTGATAAAG CGCTCGCGAAGGAGTTTCTCGCGAATTTCACCGACGCTAGCGGCGGATCTAAGTACTTGGAGATCCTC CAAGAAGTTGCGAATCGTAAGAGTCGGGCTATTCAGGTCGATCTCCACGACCTAATCAAT TACAAGGGTTTTGATGAGTTTCATGAGTTTATGACACGTTTGACTGAGAACACTCGGCGATACGTTTCCATTTTCTCCTCTGCTATTGATGAGCTTCTACCTGAACCCACTGAGGCCTTTCCAGATGATGACCATGACATTCTCATGACTCAGAGAGCCGATGATGGAACTGATAATGCAGATGTTTCTGATCCCCGTCAGCAAATTCCTTCAGAAATCAAAAGATTTTA CGAGGTTTATTTTAAAGCTCCTTCAAAGGGACGGCCATCTACCATTAGGGAGGTTAAGGCTTCACACATTGGACAACTTGTGAGGATTGCCGGTATTGTTACCCGTTGTTCTGATGTCAAGCCACTGATGGCAGTTGCTGTATACACATGTGAGGATTGTGGTCATGAAATCTACCAG GAAGTTACATCAAGAGTTTTCATGCCTTTGTTTAAGTGCCCCTCCAGCCGCTGTCGCGTTAACAGCAAAGCCGGGAATCCTATTCTTCAGCTCAGGGCATCAAAGTTTCTAAAGTTTCAGGAG GCTAAGATGCAAGAGTTGGCTGAGCACGTACCTAAGGGGCATATTCCGAGGTCAATGACTGTTCATCTAAGAGGAGAGTTAACAAGAAAG GTAGCACCTGGTGACGTTGTTGAATTCTCAGGAATATTTCTTCCCATTCCTTACACTGGGTTTAAGGCACTTCGAGCTGGCCTAGTAGCAGACACATATCTGGAAGCAACATCTGTGACTCATTTCAAGAAGAAATACGAAGA ATATGAGTTCCAGAAAGATGAGGAAGAACAGATTGCACGTTTGGCTGAGGATGGTGACATTTACAATAAGCTATCTCGATCTCTGGCTCCTGAGATTTATGGACATGAAGATATCAAAAAAGCTTTGCTTCTCCTCCTTGTGGGTGCTCCTCACAGGCAGTTAAAGGATGGGATGAAG ATCAGAGGAGATGTTCATATATGTCTGATGGGTGATCCTGGAGTTGCCAAAAGTCAGCTTCTCAAGCACATTATTAATGTTGCTCCAAGGGGAGTCTACACAACAGGAAAAGGTAGCAGTGGAGTTGGTCTAACCGCCGCTGTTATGAGAGATCAAGTAACAAATGAGATGGTTCTAGAAGGAGGTGCACTG GTCCTGGCTGACATGGGAATCTGCGCAATTGATGAGTTTGATAAGATGGATGAATCGGATCGTACTGCAATTCATGAGGTCATGGAGCAGCAAACTGTAAGCATTGCAAAAGCTGGGATTACCACGTCTTTGAACGCTAGAACAGCTGTTCTTGCTGCAGCCAATCCAGCCTG GGGAAGATATGATTTGCGAAGAACCCCAGCTGAAAACATAAACCTTCCACCAGCCCTTCTTTCTAGATTCGATCTTCTTTGGTTGATCTTAGATCGAGCTGATATGGACAGCGACCTTGAACTGGCTAAACACGTGCTCCATGTGCACCAGACACAAGAGTCTCCTGCGCTTGGGTTCGAGCCGCTGGAACCTAATATTCTCCG TGCATACATTTCAGCTGCGAGGAGATTATCCCCATACGTTCCAGCAGAGTTAGAGGAGTACATAGCAACAGCTTACTCCAGCATCAGGCAAGAAGAAGCGAAATCAAACACTCCTCATTCTTACACAACAGTGAGAACTCTGCTCAGCATTCTGCGCATATCCGCT GCACTAGCAAGGTTGAGATTCTCAGAATCAGTGGCACAGAGTGACGTGGATGAGGCGCTTAGACTAATGCAAATGTCGAAGATATCATTGTATGCGGATGATAGACAGAAAGCAGGACTGGATGCAATATCAGACACATACTCCATCATAAGAGACGAAGCTGCTAGGTCGAACAAGACCCATGTGAGCTACGCAAATGCGCTTAACTGGATCTCCAGAAAG GGATACAGTGAGGCTCAGCTTAAGGAGTGTTTGGAGGAGTATGCAGCGTTGAATGTTTGGCAGATTGATCCCAACACCTTTGACATCCGTTTTATCTAA
- the LOC106438656 gene encoding probable serine/threonine-protein kinase PIX13 has protein sequence MSIFSLGSSSGSQRDVLIMVLRALVSVYCVVSLFNIQLADALHEGVAISPNLSPSTSPEMPLPAEFPPFHRKHLAPQQAEAPLHPPRYSRLVASVHPPTSSRFSKPSVKRNALSPGGSPGAGLVDIAPTQSSNGALPDGLTKPPLSPSISDCCKPDMVLKRGSSGCHCVYPIKLDILLLNVSDTPSWNMFLNEFASQLGLLPHQIELINFYMLSLSRMNISMDITPHSGISFSASQASAINSSLISHKIQFSPTLVGDYKLLNFTWFEAPKPSQAPQVASSPRKAPSQGSSASTSISSPGKKKHPNLILIFAVAAGVLIAAIISVLIICSCALREEKAPDPHKEIVKPRILEAASSGGSLPHPASTRFLSYEELKEATSNFESASILGEGGFGKVYRGILADGTAVAIKKLTCGGPQGDREFQVEIDMLSRLHHRNLVKLVGYYSSRDSSQHLLCYELVPNGSLEAWLHGALGLNCPLDWDTRMKIALDAAKGLAYLHEDSQPSVIHRDFKASNILLENNFNAKVADFGLAKQAPEGRGNHLSTRVMGTFGYVAPEYAMTGHLLVKSDVYSYGVVLLELLTGRKPVDMSQPSGQENLVTWTRPVLRDKDRLDELVDSRLEGKYPKEDFARVCTIAAACVAPEASQRPTMGEVVQSLKMVQRVVEYQEPVLNASNKARPNRRQSSATMESEVSSSMFSSGPYSGLSAFDHENITRTNVFSEDLHEGR, from the exons ATGTCGATTTTCTCACTCGGGAGCTCTTCTG GTTCGCAAAGAGATGTTCTGATAATGGTGTTGAGAGCGTTGGTTTCTGTATACTGTGTGGTTTCTCTCTTCAATATTCAGTTAGCTGATGCTCTACATGAAGGAGTAGCGATTTCACCAAATTTGTCACCTTCAACTTCACCAGAAATGCCCCTACCGGCTGAGTTTCCGCCGTTTCATAGAAAGCATTTGGCACCACAACAAGCAGAAGCACCTCTGCATCCTCCCCGCTATAGTCGATTGGTTGCGTCTGTTCATCCCCCTACCAGCTCTCGTTTCTCCAAACCGTCTGTGAAAAGGAATGCCCTGTCTCCTGGGGGGTCTCCTGGAGCAGGCTTGGTAGATATTGCTCCAACACAATCTAGTAATGGCGCACTTCCTGATGGCTTAACGAAGCCACCTTTGTCTCCCTCGATTTCAG ATTGTTGCAAACCAGACATGGTGCTGAAACGAGGAAGTAGTGGCTGCCACTGCGTGTATCCTATAAAGCTGGATATCCTTCTCTTGAATGTTTCAGATACTCCCAGCTGGAACATGTTCCTGAACGAATTTGCTTCCCAGCTTGGTCTCCTACCTCACCAAATTGAGCTgatcaacttctatatgctaAGCTTATCAAGGATGAATATTTCAATGGATATCACGCCTCACTCTGGAATTAGTTTTTCAGCGAGTCAGGCTTCGGCGATAAACTCTTCACTTATCAGCCACAAGATTCAGTTCAGCCCAACTTTGGTGGGAGATTACAAACTTCTGAACTTCACTTGGTTTGAGGCCCCAAAACCTTCTCAAG CACCTCAAGTGGCTTCTTCACCTCGCAAAGCACCATCACAAGGATCCTCAGCATCTACGTCAATAAGTTCTCCTGGGAAAAAGAAGCATCCCAATCTCATTCTTATATTTGCTGTAGCCGCTGGTGTGCTTATCGCCGCCATAATCTCTGTGCTTATTATTTGCTCCTGTGCACTGCGAGAAGAGAAAGCTCCTGATCCTCACAAAGAAATTG TAAAACCAAGGATCCTGGAAGCAGCTTCGTCAGGGGGATCTCTTCCCCACCCAGCAAGTACACGGTTTCTGTCatatgaagagctgaaggagGCTACAAGCAATTTTGAATCTGCCAGCATCTTAGGGGAAGGTGGGTTTGGCAAGGTTTACAGAGGGATCTTAGCCGATGGTACTGCTGTAGCAATTAAGAAGCTAACATGTGGAGGACCACAAGGTGATAGAGAATTCCAGGTGGAGATTGATATGCTAAGCCGTCTTCATCATCGTAATCTTGTAAAACTTGTGGGTTACTATAGCAGTCGAGATTCTTCTCAGCACCTACTTTGTTATGAACTTGTTCCAAATGGCAGCCTCGAGGCTTGGCTCCATG GGGCTCTTGGGTTGAACTGTCCTCTTGATTGGGACACCAGGATGAAGATTGCACTTGATGCTGCAAAAGGCTTAGCTTACCTTCATGAAGACTCGCAACCATCGGTTATACACAGAGATTTCAAAGCCTCTAATATACTCCTTGAGAACAACTTCAACGCCAAAGTTGCAGATTTTGGACTAGCTAAACAAGCTCCTGAAGGCAGGGGTAATCACTTATCTACTCGTGTTATGGGCACGTTTGG GTATGTAGCTCCAGAATATGCAATGACGGGACACCTACTCGTCAAGAGTGATGTTTATAGTTACGGCGTTGTCCTTCTTGAGTTGCTTACTGGTAGAAAGCCTGTTGATATGTCACAACCTTCAGGCCAAGAGAACCTCGTCACTTGG ACAAGGCCAGTACTTAGAGATAAAGACCGGTTAGATGAACTAGTTGATTCAAGACTCGAAGGAAAATACCCAAAAGAAGATTTCGCAAGAGTCTGCACAATTGCTGCAGCTTGTGTTGCACCTGAAGCTAGCCAGAGACCAACGATGGGCGAAGTGGTTCAGTCACTTAAAATGGTTCAACGGGTGGTTGAGTATCAAGAACCGGTTTTAAACGCTTCAAACAAAGCTCGTCCTAACCGGAGACAGTCATCAGCTACAATGGAGTCAGAAGTATCTTCTTCTATGTTCTCTTCTGGTCCTTATTCTGGTTTAAGTGCCTTTGATCATGAAAATATTACACGAACAAATGTTTTCTCTGAAGATCTTCATGAAGGCCGGTGA
- the LOC106438658 gene encoding sugar transport protein 7 gives MAGGSFGPTGVAKERAEQYQGKVTSYVIIACLVAAIGGSIFGYDIGISGGVTSMDEFLDQFFHTVYEKKKQAHESNYCKYDNQGLAAFTSSLYLAGLVSTLAASPITRNYGRRASIVCGGVSFFIGAGLNAGAVNLAMLLAGRILLGVGIGFGNQAVPLYLSEVAPTHLRGGLNMMFQLATTLGIFTANMVNYGTQQLKPWGWRLSLGLAAFPALLMTLGGYFLPETPNSLVERGLTERGRRVLEKLRGTKNVDAELQDMVDASELANSIKHPFRNILQKQHRPQLVMAICMPMFQILTGINSILFYAPVLFQTMGFGGNASLYSSALTGAVLVLSTLISISLVDKLGRRALLISGGVQMIICQAIVSVILGVKFGDNQELSKGYSIVVVIFICLFVVAFGWSWGPLGWTIPSEIFPLETRSAGQSITVAVNLLFTFFIAQAFLSLLCAFKFGIFLFFAGWVSVMTIFVYFLLPETKGVPIEEMTLLWKKHWFWKKVLPATNHEAESNNNSSI, from the exons ATGGCAGGAGGGTCGTTTGGTCCAACGGGTGTGGCTAAAGAAAGAGCAGAACAGTACCAAGGGAAAGTCACTAGCTATGTCATCATCGCTTGTCTTGTTGCAGCCATCGGTGGATCCATCTTTGGATATGACATTGGAATCTCAG GAGGAGTCACATCAATGGATGAGTTTCTTGATCAGTTTTTCCATACGGTttatgagaagaagaagcaagcTCATGAGAGTAATTACTGCAAATATGATAATCAAGGATTAGCTGCTTTCACTTCTTCACTCTACTTGGCTGGTCTGGTTTCAACTCTGGCCGCTTCACCCATCACTAGAAACTATGGAAGGCGTGCGAGCATTGTATGTGGTGGAGTCAGCTTTTTTATTGGAGCTGGTTTGAATGCTGGAGCTGTGAATTTAGCAATGCTTCTTGCAGGAAGAATCTTGCTCGGTGTTGGCATTGGGTTTGGAAATCAG GCGGTTCCTTTGTATTTATCAGAAGTGGCACCAACACATCTCCGAGGTGGTTTAAACATGATGTTTCAGTTAGCTACAACTCTTGGGATCTTCACAGCAAACATGGTCAACTACGGTACACAACAGCTTAAGCCTTGGGGATGGAGACTCTCTCTCGGCTTAGCTGCTTTTCCAGCCCTTCTCATGACGCTAGGAGGGTATTTCTTACCCGAGACACCAAACAGTTTGGTCGAAAGAGGGTTGACAGAGAGAGGAAGACGAGTTCTCGAGAAGCTAAGAGGTACCAAAAACGTAGACGCCGAGCTTCAAGACATGGTAGATGCGAGCGAGCTTGCGAACTCCATCAAACACCCTTTCAGGAACATTCTACAGAAACAGCATAGGCCTCAGCTAGTTATGGCTATCTGCATGCCAATGTTTCAGATCCTTACAGGGATAAACTCAATCCTCTTCTACGCTCCGGTTCTGTTTCAGACAATGGGGTTTGGAGGGAACGCTTCTCTCTACTCATCAGCTTTGACAGGAGCTGTTCTTGTCCTCTCAACGTTAATCTCCATATCACTAGTGGATAAACTAGGACGGCGAGCTCTTCTTATCAGCGGAGGGGTGCAGATGATAATCTGTCAAGCTATAGTGTCAGTGATCTTGGGAGTTAAGTTTGGAGACAACCAAGAGCTGTCAAAAGGGTACTCAATAGTAGTAGTCATCTTCATCTGTCTCTTTGTGGTAGCTTTTGGATGGTCATGGGGACCTCTCGGATGGACCATACCGAGCGAGATCTTTCCATTGGAGACACGTTCAGCTGGTCAGAGTATAACGGTTGCTGTGAATCTCCTCTTCACTTTCTTCATAGCTCAAGCTTTCCTCTCTTTGCTATGTGCATTCAAGTTTGGAATCTTTCTATTCTTCGCTGGATGGGTCTCAGTGATGACAATCTTTGTCTACTTCTTGTTGCCTGAAACCAAAGGAGTGCCTATTGAAGAGATGACGCTGTTATGGAAGAAACATTGGTTCTGGAAAAAAGTATTACCTGCAACAAATCATGAAGCTGAGAGTAACAACAACAGTTCTATATAA
- the LOC106442007 gene encoding uncharacterized protein LOC106442007 gives MATAVVLSPGSSLKHRSDHETLIHCNHSRLRRHPHASTTAPRRLKRSPTTTSYQSRKMVVSPAVKTNLVMGQVKILKRGETLSAFRNSVVTSTNKIGPEPETSQKKIVSRRYAGACSSASPPPSSLPIPCFLENKLLA, from the coding sequence ATGGCCACAGCTGTTGTTCTCTCCCCTGGAAGCTCTTTAAAGCATAGATCCGATCACGAAACCCTAATCCATTGTAATCATTCTCGCCTTCGCCGTCACCCACACGCTTCTACGACGGCTCCTCGCCGACTCAAGCGAAGCCCCACGACGACGTCGTATCAGTCTAGGAAGATGGTTGTATCCCCGGCCGTGAAAACCAATCTTGTTATGGGACAAGTCAAGATCCTCAAACGCGGCGAGACACTGAGCGCGTTTCGTAACAGTGTTGTAACTTCGACTAATAAGATTGGACCTGAACCAGAGACTTCGCAGAAGAAGATCGTCTCCAGACGTTACGCCGGTGCTTGTAGCTCAGCTTCTCCTCCTCCAAGCTCTCTTCCTATTCCATGTTTCTTGGAGAACAAGTTACTTGCTTAG